A window of Cryptomeria japonica chromosome 3, Sugi_1.0, whole genome shotgun sequence contains these coding sequences:
- the LOC131054776 gene encoding WUSCHEL-related homeobox 1-like, translating into MDRGKSAVPRVILPLSVEESTRQRDLLQYSSVVESRKWNPSLEQKRILESMWASGTRKPPCEAHIDEITSHLQRYGKAEAKNVYYWFRNEGTREKRRKQQSEATNSDCSAQSNLLENRVNVEGEEEEAQRTLELFPLHPDRGGLL; encoded by the exons ATGGATCGGGGAAAGTCTGCAG TGCCCAGGGTAATTCTTCCATTGAGTGTAGAGGAGAGTACAAGGCAAAGGGATTTACTTCAATATTCAAGTGTGGTAGAAAGCAGAAAATGGAATCCAAGCTTGGAGCAAAAGCGGATATTAGAGTCTATGTGGgcttctggaacaagaaaaccacCGTGTGAAGCCCATATAGATGAAATTACCTCTCATCTACAGCGTTATGGGAAAGCGGAAGCCAAAAATGTATATTATTGGTTTCGCAATGAAGGTACTCGAGAGAAACGCAGAAAACAACAATCAGAAGCCACAA ATTCTGATTGCTCTGCACAATCAAACCTGTTGGAAAACAGGGTTAATGTAGAG ggagaagaagaagaagcgcAGAGAACTTTGGAACTTTTTCCTCTGCATCCTGATAGAGGCGGTTTATTATAG